A section of the Candidatus Krumholzibacteriia bacterium genome encodes:
- a CDS encoding flagellar basal body rod C-terminal domain-containing protein — translation TVRANGDEVGRLRIVRPENALAFTPDGATAFAVTEGAEPPRPVAEGTARVQAGFLEGSNTNAVSELVSMITAQRIFEAGQRVLTTADNTLRKATNDIPKMG, via the coding sequence GCACCGTCCGCGCGAACGGCGACGAGGTCGGACGACTGCGCATCGTACGCCCCGAGAACGCACTCGCCTTCACGCCCGACGGCGCAACGGCCTTCGCAGTGACCGAGGGTGCCGAGCCACCTCGACCCGTCGCGGAGGGAACGGCGCGGGTGCAGGCCGGGTTCCTCGAGGGCAGCAACACCAACGCCGTGTCCGAACTGGTGAGCATGATCACCGCGCAGCGGATCTTCGAGGCGGGCCAGCGCGTGCTGACCACCGCCGACAACACGCTGCGCAAGGCCACCAACGATATCCCGAAGATGGGCTGA